The region ACCTGGAGAAATTCTTTCGAGACGGCTTCTTCCCTGAACGGGCTTTGAACGCAACCTCTCGTGTGACAGCGATAGTAGACATGTCCTTTTTGCCTCTCACCGATCAGGGATTTTCCGCAGCTGCCGCAGCGAACATGTCGCCGATAAACAAAATAATGTTTTGTCGATTTCTTCACCCTCTTCCCGGCCAAGACTTCCTGCACCTGGTCGAAGAGTTCCTTGCTTATGATCGGCTCGTGTTGACCGACAAATACTTCTCGGAGTGAACGGAGGCTTACCAAGCCAATATAGAAAGGATTCCGAAGACATTTGACCATACCGTTTCGCGACATTCGGCTGCCGTTCTTGCCCGTGAAGCCTGCCTGATACATCTCTTCCACCAGGGAATCGAGCCCTAGTTCGCCCCTCGCGTATACCTCGAACGCCTGTTTGACCAAAGGGCCCAAAATGGGATCGATACGTTTGGGCTTTCCCTGTCCCATATCGAGGTAGCCGACCGGGGCCGGGAACGGGTAAAGCCCCTGCTTGATCCTTCCGTAAAGGCCTTTTTTGGCTTCCTCACGAAGGTTTCGAACATAATCGGCGGCTACCACAGCCTGAATGTCGGCCGACAACCGGCCTCCCCGAGAACTCAGATCAAGGCTTTCGTTTGCAAAATGAACCTCGACACCTAAGTCGATCAAGGAACCCAGTTCAGCCCAATCTTTTAGATTTCGGGCGCTCCGGTCGATCTTGTGGACGATCAGGCCCCGAGCCTCTCCCAGTTTTAGGGCCTTCAGCATTTCCAAAAACACCGGGCGACCGGTTTTGGCCGCGGTTTCACGTTCTTCATAGCGTTTTACGATATGGAGATTCCAGCGTCTGGCGAATCGTTCTATAGCGTCTGTTTGTTCGATAAGCGAGGTGCCTCTTTGTCCCTGTTTCTGCGTCGAGACGCGGACATAGGAAAAATAGCTCTTTGAGGGCATGGTTGGATTGAATGATTTTGGCTCGTTTGCGGGGGATTGAAAATTGGTCAGGTTGCCCTAACCGGGAGGCCTCTTAACATTAGCGGGACCTGGGGCTTCTGTCAATAGGTTGGGATTCTCATTGCCCTGCGTTTGCGAGATACGCCAAACAACCTCAATATATCGCTTCAGATGGAAATCGATTTGGGAATATTCGTCGCGATTCAGGCCCGGATACAGATCCGCCAGCGCCAGCTGTTTCTCTGGCGTCGCGTCTAATTGCATACCGTCCTTTCCGACTGCTGACGCGCGGAACACTTTTTAGTTCCCTTTGTCCCGGAGTCGTGGTGGACCATCTTAAATACTTTGCCGCCGGCGATGGCGCTAAAGAGGTACCCGTAATACCGCAGTTCCCAATCACTTTCGCCGCTGCGATATCTAATCAACTCTGGATAAATTTCGACGAGTTTGTCGGAGGTGTTCGCTTTTGTCGGTCTGATTCCCGGACAAAAAACGCGGCGGATTGCCATCGGATCGTAACGGTGGATGGCGATGTTTTGTCGTCTGGCGAACTGTTCGATCACTTTCTCGACGCAAATAAGTGCAGCGGAGTGTCGCTGCTGCTTGTTAAGTAGAGGCATAATGACGGTGCGGATACAGTAGTAAGTGCAGAGATTCGACAGGATCTTCTCAAGCCCGGTAAGGAGATCAGCGTTGGACCGGAATTGCCGAAGCGATTTTACGCCATAGTAGATCAGACGGCCATCACGAAAGGTCGCGACGCCAAGACGGCCGCGGCCCGGAGCAATGGATAATATCGAACTCGGTATTAGATTCATGGAAATGGAATTAGGAAGGGGGTGGCGAACGGGTCGGAAGCTCAACGTTCTGCTAGGATTCTTGCGAGCTTCGTAACGTGCTTTCGCACAAGACGCCCGTTCTCCTCGTTCACGATCGGTTGTTCGAGCAAGCGTTCGTAGCTACAGATGCTGACATCTTCGACAAGATGCGATTTGGCGTCGGGTGTGAAAAGGGATCCGGTCGCCTTCGACGCCTTCGCCGAAAGTTCTGAACCAATCGCGTCGAAGTGTTCAGGAAACAGTCTCTCAACCGGGCATCGGTAAATAGCGGCGAGCCGAAGAGCCGTCACGAGATTTGGCGTGCGTTCGCCGCGTTCATAGCTCGATATCCGGCTTGGCGAACTGTGCCCAAGCAGCCAGGCAACCTGTTTTTGAGCCAGTCCTCGGCTTTTTCGTGTTCTCCAGAGGGCATTATTCAAATGTGATCGCGGACTGTTTTGCATCGATCGGAGCTTAATACATAGGTGCGCCATCGCCGACTGCTACGGTTTAATTTCACAATAGCACGCGATGAAACGTGCAAAAAGGGTGAAAAATTCCACACCTTTGCCTACGACGGAAACGACGCAAAACGAAAAATTCAGTATATTTAAGCGTAGTTTCAGCTGCAGGGGGAGCGTCGGCAAACGGTGCAGCTTGTTCTGTTCTTGCGGTGCTACGGCCGGGGGTCCCACGTCGCCGACTCCGACGCGACCGGTAATAATGCCGTAAACCAACAATTCTGTCAAGACCTCGAAATCCTGCGGTCACGATAGGCGTCGCCCGTCTATCCAGCCGAAGCCTATCCAACATGTAGTTATTGTAGATTCAACCTTCAGACGGCATTCTCCAAAGATCTTTCGACGAAAAAAACGCGGGCTGCCACTTATTACAACTCGCGTACGTAAGGATTATTTTTCTGCAAGATGCAAGGAGAAATGGTCTTCAGCCCACGGACTTGATAAAATAGCTAGAGGCGGCCCTTTTCGCTCGGATGACTCTCGGATGACGCACTTAGTTCTATGATATATAAGGTCGACCACTCGTGGTTGATACGAATGAACACCTTCCAATGCAATCCGTGCGATTCAGCAAGCTCGTCAAGCCCGTCATTATCGTAATCGGAAAGACAAAGATAAGCCTTTCCGTCGGCGGTCAGCCAATCGCCAACTTGAGTGATGAATTGTTTGATCGAGCGAAGTTCAGGATCAAAGAATGCGGATTCCAGGATATCCACCGGAAGAGCATCGGCAAACGGGAGGTTGGCGAAGATAATATCGAACGGCTCTTCTTCCCTAACGAGGGGCTCAAAGAGATCGCCCGTATAGAAGCGGGAGATGTCCTCCACCTTAAGCTCACGTGCATTAATGTGACAATTTGTGATGGCGGCCGCGTTGATATCGGTTCCGACAAGCATCGAAGAACCGGAAGCGGCAATCATCGACGAGACAATACCACTCCCGCATCCAATATCGAGCACCCGCTTTCCGCGAAACATTGGCTGAGCGGCGAATGAAAGGCCGAGTCCGCCTGAAGGTGCAATGAACGGCGAATAGACCGTCGGAAGTACGGTGAACTTGTGCCCTCCGTATAAATGACATTCAGGACCTGACCGCTCCCGGTGCTTAGCAATAATTTCGTCAACGTAGGCGCGCGGAGTTGCCGTGTGGGGCCTATCAAGTGAAAGAAGCATCATCTTATCGTTCCTCTCCCATAATCGCTTTACTTAGATACATAAATGGGATACATAGTATGCCAACAAAATACTTCGCAGCAAACTGCCCCTTCATAAGTTCCCAAAGCGGAAAGCCAGTGCCCGCGAATGCAAGAGTGACGAATACGAGGGTATCGACAGTG is a window of Chloracidobacterium sp. DNA encoding:
- a CDS encoding recombinase family protein, whose protein sequence is MPSKSYFSYVRVSTQKQGQRGTSLIEQTDAIERFARRWNLHIVKRYEERETAAKTGRPVFLEMLKALKLGEARGLIVHKIDRSARNLKDWAELGSLIDLGVEVHFANESLDLSSRGGRLSADIQAVVAADYVRNLREEAKKGLYGRIKQGLYPFPAPVGYLDMGQGKPKRIDPILGPLVKQAFEVYARGELGLDSLVEEMYQAGFTGKNGSRMSRNGMVKCLRNPFYIGLVSLRSLREVFVGQHEPIISKELFDQVQEVLAGKRVKKSTKHYFVYRRHVRCGSCGKSLIGERQKGHVYYRCHTRGCVQSPFREEAVSKEFLQVLREIEFSNEETEYLRSEIIRHKDSEPKRIDCLKRELSMRSEQIAKRMENLADAYMDGVFDKETYLDKKNKLTLELSESQRKLNDADNESGVMTEKLEEFLELLKQPYLSYKNGNDREKRELARIVSSNFVADGNNLLIKLNIPFDLVHSRPRVPFGGPTLATYRTFQKLYKQLFDFFRNPMADLPWLKNLEN
- a CDS encoding helix-turn-helix transcriptional regulator; protein product: MQNSPRSHLNNALWRTRKSRGLAQKQVAWLLGHSSPSRISSYERGERTPNLVTALRLAAIYRCPVERLFPEHFDAIGSELSAKASKATGSLFTPDAKSHLVEDVSICSYERLLEQPIVNEENGRLVRKHVTKLARILAER
- a CDS encoding methyltransferase domain-containing protein codes for the protein MMLLSLDRPHTATPRAYVDEIIAKHRERSGPECHLYGGHKFTVLPTVYSPFIAPSGGLGLSFAAQPMFRGKRVLDIGCGSGIVSSMIAASGSSMLVGTDINAAAITNCHINARELKVEDISRFYTGDLFEPLVREEEPFDIIFANLPFADALPVDILESAFFDPELRSIKQFITQVGDWLTADGKAYLCLSDYDNDGLDELAESHGLHWKVFIRINHEWSTLYIIELSASSESHPSEKGRL